From one Deltaproteobacteria bacterium genomic stretch:
- a CDS encoding thiolase family protein, translated as MFSQRDPVIVAAARTPIGTFGGMFKTLHDTDLSVPVMKELVKKAKLDGQPIDDVIWGCCYQRTTREANLARVAAIKAGISVETPGVTLQRVCTSSLQAIVYASWAVRLGEADIVLAGGSESMSTVPYIIEDARWGLRIREQVIRDPMWDGLTLLGVGPAMGITAENVAEKYQISREEQDRLALSSHQRAIQAIKEGRFKDEMVPVPIPQKRGEAKMIDTDEHPRPEASLENLAKLPPAFKEGGTVTAGNSSGINDGAAGVVVMAGEKAEALGLKPMARIISSGISALDPAFMGISPVKAIQIALGKAGWTLGDVELVELNEAFAAQYLGCEKELGLNRAITNVNGSGIALGHPVGCSGARITTTLLYEMEKRGVKKGLASLCGGGGIGLAVLFERC; from the coding sequence ATGTTCAGTCAAAGAGATCCGGTTATTGTGGCGGCAGCACGAACGCCCATCGGCACTTTTGGAGGGATGTTTAAGACCCTCCATGATACGGACTTATCCGTCCCGGTGATGAAGGAATTGGTAAAAAAAGCGAAACTGGACGGCCAGCCCATAGACGATGTGATTTGGGGCTGCTGCTATCAGCGGACAACCCGGGAGGCAAACCTGGCCCGAGTGGCGGCGATTAAGGCCGGAATTTCTGTTGAGACGCCTGGGGTAACACTTCAACGGGTTTGCACCTCGTCGCTGCAGGCGATTGTCTATGCCAGTTGGGCCGTCCGTCTTGGAGAGGCGGATATTGTCCTGGCCGGCGGAAGCGAATCCATGAGTACTGTTCCCTACATCATCGAAGATGCCCGCTGGGGATTACGTATCCGTGAGCAGGTCATTCGTGATCCCATGTGGGATGGATTAACCCTTTTAGGGGTTGGACCGGCCATGGGGATAACGGCTGAAAATGTGGCGGAAAAGTACCAGATATCCAGGGAAGAACAGGATCGGCTGGCGTTATCAAGTCATCAGCGGGCCATCCAGGCCATCAAGGAAGGCAGGTTCAAGGATGAAATGGTGCCGGTTCCCATTCCCCAGAAGCGGGGAGAGGCCAAGATGATAGATACGGATGAACATCCGCGGCCGGAGGCGTCTTTAGAGAATTTGGCTAAATTGCCCCCCGCCTTTAAGGAAGGCGGAACGGTGACGGCCGGAAATTCATCGGGCATTAATGATGGGGCGGCCGGGGTTGTCGTCATGGCCGGGGAAAAGGCCGAAGCCCTGGGACTGAAGCCAATGGCCCGGATCATCAGCTCGGGAATCAGCGCTTTAGACCCGGCCTTTATGGGGATAAGCCCGGTGAAAGCGATTCAAATCGCCCTGGGCAAGGCCGGTTGGACTTTAGGGGATGTCGAATTGGTTGAGTTAAACGAAGCCTTTGCCGCTCAATACCTCGGTTGCGAAAAGGAACTGGGGCTCAATCGGGCGATTACCAATGTCAATGGCAGCGGGATCGCTCTGGGTCATCCGGTTGGTTGCAGCGGAGCTCGGATCACGACGACCTTGCTGTATGAAATGGAAAAACGAGGGGTAAAAAAAGGCCTGGCCTCCCTTTGCGGGGGTGGTGGGATCGGTCTGGCGGTCCTGTTCGAAAGATGTTGA
- a CDS encoding ABC transporter substrate-binding protein has product MKQQVRKGFWTFFIILCGLGFIILPALSEASPQKEILIGHLEPLTGGSAGTGQSLKLGAEYAVDEINAQGGIKSMNGAKLKLIDADHQGVPQVGIAETERLIREGVSMIIGPWYSSVALVATQTAERQKVPFLVDIGIADQITERGLKYTFRLCTPAGWIIRKSFGHMMAAARANNAVPKTISLIYENSAYGQSNATFMKEACNQGGIKVLVDIPYDRKQMDFSSEVRKLKAANADIIGYTSYIADGIQLLRTMKEQGIRPMMLVGVNDAAFTEMAAFKQALGDYANYIIDYMGHAMNRKDPRYKALVSGVAKKYKKEVDYPVEIGYLSIYLAKEVLELAKSSDREKIREAFTKVNYKNHMMASEEPIRFGPDGQNQGAEPYFQQVFPDVITPPIVWPAKFAERKIVWPDPSWKRGN; this is encoded by the coding sequence ATGAAACAACAGGTTAGGAAAGGATTCTGGACTTTTTTCATCATTCTTTGCGGATTGGGATTCATTATTTTACCGGCCCTTTCGGAGGCTTCTCCTCAAAAGGAGATCCTTATCGGTCACCTGGAACCCCTTACCGGAGGATCGGCCGGTACCGGGCAGTCCCTGAAGCTTGGTGCGGAATATGCGGTGGATGAGATCAACGCCCAGGGGGGGATTAAATCCATGAACGGGGCCAAACTCAAGCTGATCGATGCTGATCACCAGGGAGTTCCCCAGGTTGGTATCGCGGAAACGGAACGGTTGATTCGTGAAGGAGTTTCTATGATTATCGGGCCTTGGTACAGTTCCGTAGCCCTGGTGGCTACCCAAACGGCGGAGAGGCAGAAAGTTCCTTTTCTGGTGGATATCGGTATTGCCGATCAGATCACTGAGAGGGGGCTTAAATATACCTTCCGTCTCTGTACGCCGGCTGGTTGGATCATCAGGAAGAGTTTCGGACATATGATGGCGGCGGCCAGGGCCAATAACGCCGTCCCCAAGACAATTTCCTTGATTTATGAAAATTCGGCTTATGGGCAGAGCAATGCTACCTTTATGAAAGAAGCCTGCAACCAGGGGGGCATTAAAGTCTTGGTGGATATTCCCTATGACCGGAAACAGATGGATTTTTCAAGTGAGGTCCGCAAGCTGAAGGCGGCGAATGCGGATATCATCGGTTATACTTCTTACATCGCGGACGGCATCCAATTACTTCGGACCATGAAGGAACAGGGGATAAGACCCATGATGCTGGTAGGAGTCAACGACGCAGCCTTTACCGAGATGGCCGCCTTCAAGCAGGCCTTGGGGGATTACGCAAATTACATCATCGATTACATGGGTCACGCCATGAATCGTAAAGATCCCCGGTATAAGGCTCTAGTCAGCGGAGTGGCTAAAAAATATAAAAAGGAGGTCGACTACCCTGTAGAAATCGGCTACCTGTCGATTTATTTAGCCAAGGAGGTTTTGGAACTGGCCAAGTCCAGTGACCGGGAGAAAATCCGTGAGGCCTTCACTAAAGTCAACTATAAAAATCACATGATGGCCTCGGAAGAACCTATTCGTTTCGGCCCGGACGGACAAAATCAGGGGGCCGAGCCCTATTTTCAACAGGTTTTTCCGGATGTCATTACACCCCCTATCGTCTGGCCGGCCAAATTTGCCGAACGGAAAATTGTCTGGCCCGATCCCAGTTGGAAGAGGGGTAATTAG
- a CDS encoding branched-chain amino acid ABC transporter permease: MSILVEFLADLTYGILTGGVYALIAVGLSLSFGMMGIVNFAHGSIVMLGMYATYYSFTHLGLHPYLSMALVIPLFFLFGMVLEVGLFRFMYNVPHNNQFLLTCGLMIVLNNLALSAFSANMRTVQVSFLEEGFSLGGIVISYGRFLAFVVGVIFYLLLTLFLRKTIIGKAIRASAQNREGAKLCGINVSTIYTYAFGVGIMFAGVAGLLILPFSGAYPDVGDTFILTAFIIVVLGGMGNISAAFWASLIIGVAEALGATFMSSGVKYLFPFIIFIGVLLFRPTGLFVRKTGNG, from the coding sequence ATGTCGATTCTTGTGGAATTCTTAGCGGACTTAACTTATGGCATTCTCACCGGAGGTGTTTATGCCCTGATCGCCGTGGGCCTGTCTTTATCCTTCGGAATGATGGGCATTGTTAATTTTGCCCACGGTTCCATCGTCATGCTGGGTATGTATGCCACTTATTATTCTTTTACCCATCTGGGCCTCCATCCTTATTTGAGTATGGCCCTGGTTATTCCTCTCTTTTTCCTTTTCGGGATGGTCTTGGAGGTCGGGCTGTTCCGTTTTATGTATAATGTGCCGCACAATAACCAATTTCTTCTGACCTGCGGTTTGATGATCGTTTTAAATAACCTGGCCTTATCTGCCTTTTCCGCCAACATGCGAACGGTGCAGGTTTCCTTTTTAGAAGAGGGCTTCTCCCTCGGGGGAATCGTTATCTCCTATGGACGATTTTTGGCTTTTGTCGTCGGGGTGATCTTTTATCTTCTGCTGACCCTGTTTCTCCGGAAGACCATAATCGGCAAGGCCATTCGGGCCTCCGCCCAGAACCGCGAGGGGGCGAAGCTCTGTGGCATTAATGTTTCGACCATTTACACTTATGCCTTTGGTGTCGGGATCATGTTTGCCGGGGTGGCCGGGTTACTCATCTTGCCCTTTTCCGGGGCCTATCCGGATGTGGGGGACACCTTCATCCTGACCGCCTTTATTATCGTTGTCCTGGGCGGCATGGGAAATATCAGTGCGGCTTTCTGGGCTTCACTCATTATTGGGGTGGCTGAAGCCCTGGGAGCCACTTTTATGAGCAGCGGGGTCAAGTATCTTTTCCCTTTCATAATTTTTATTGGGGTGCTCTTGTTTCGTCCCACCGGGTTATTTGTCAGAAAAACAGGAAATGGTTAG
- a CDS encoding branched-chain amino acid ABC transporter permease — translation MKNLINKILLGLIGITLICLLPFWVGDYYLFLLVLTCLNAYMATSWNIIGGMGGQLALGHAAFFGLSGYTSTFLFQKYGLSPWAGMWIGMVVSALYGALIGLLCFRYKVRGTYFALVTLAFVEILRIIFVNLKTFGGSEGIVIGLKGHSWRAFQFESKVPYYFIILLMLAALVLTIHHFRNTRFISYLRAIREDEEVAQALGIDVFKIKFWGLILSACLTSLGGAFYAQYVLYIDPPSMFGLTRSFDMVFICIMGGMGTILGPVLGSVVFSAFMEVTNAIFKGGYGANHLILYGILLMVVILVFPRGLITLFPTNFHRRKDAVRN, via the coding sequence ATGAAAAATCTTATCAATAAAATATTACTCGGTTTGATCGGGATAACGCTTATCTGTTTGTTGCCGTTTTGGGTGGGAGATTATTATCTTTTCCTGTTAGTCCTGACTTGCCTGAACGCCTATATGGCCACCAGTTGGAATATCATCGGTGGGATGGGTGGACAGTTGGCCTTAGGACATGCGGCCTTTTTCGGGTTGAGCGGTTACACCTCGACCTTTCTTTTTCAAAAATATGGACTTTCTCCCTGGGCGGGGATGTGGATCGGCATGGTGGTCTCCGCCCTTTATGGCGCCCTTATCGGTCTGCTTTGCTTCCGGTACAAGGTCAGGGGGACTTACTTCGCCCTGGTTACCCTGGCTTTCGTCGAGATTCTCAGAATTATTTTTGTTAACCTGAAAACTTTTGGTGGATCTGAGGGAATTGTTATTGGCCTCAAAGGACATTCCTGGCGCGCCTTCCAGTTTGAAAGTAAAGTCCCTTATTATTTTATTATTTTGTTGATGTTGGCCGCTCTGGTTTTGACGATTCATCATTTTAGAAATACCCGATTCATTTCCTATCTAAGGGCGATACGTGAAGATGAGGAAGTAGCTCAGGCCTTAGGGATCGATGTTTTTAAGATCAAGTTCTGGGGTTTGATCCTCAGCGCCTGCCTGACTTCCTTAGGGGGAGCTTTTTATGCTCAATATGTGCTTTATATTGACCCCCCTTCCATGTTCGGCTTAACTCGGTCTTTTGATATGGTCTTTATTTGTATTATGGGAGGCATGGGAACTATCCTTGGACCTGTACTCGGCTCGGTCGTTTTTTCGGCCTTTATGGAGGTTACCAATGCCATCTTTAAAGGCGGATATGGTGCCAATCATCTGATCCTCTATGGCATTTTGTTAATGGTCGTAATCCTGGTCTTCCCTCGCGGCTTGATCACTTTATTTCCCACGAATTTCCATAGGAGAAAAGATGCTGTTAGAAATTAA
- a CDS encoding ABC transporter ATP-binding protein produces MLEINRVIKTFGGLAALSDVTLSMEPGEVLGLIGPNGSGKTTLFNVVSGFYRPDRGRVTFNGQDITGLKPHIISRRGLVRTFQIPKPLPDLTVFENIRVAAFLRNQSDRAATEAAQRVMDRIGLKEIGQAPSHKLTYGQKKMLELGRALATEPRLLFLDEIMAGLNSAETMEVIELLRVIKKEGQSFILIEHNMSAVLAIAQRIIVLNFGMKIADGSPDEVIKSDAVIEAYLGREE; encoded by the coding sequence CTGTTAGAAATTAATCGAGTTATAAAGACATTTGGAGGTCTGGCGGCCCTTTCTGATGTGACTTTAAGCATGGAGCCGGGGGAAGTGCTGGGACTCATCGGACCGAACGGTTCCGGAAAAACTACCCTTTTCAATGTCGTTTCCGGTTTTTATCGTCCGGACAGGGGACGGGTCACCTTTAATGGACAGGATATCACCGGTTTAAAGCCCCATATCATCAGTCGTCGGGGATTGGTCCGGACCTTTCAAATTCCCAAGCCTCTGCCGGATTTGACTGTTTTTGAAAATATCCGGGTGGCCGCTTTCCTGAGAAACCAAAGTGACCGCGCCGCCACTGAAGCAGCCCAACGGGTAATGGACCGCATAGGATTGAAGGAGATTGGCCAGGCCCCAAGCCATAAATTGACTTATGGACAAAAAAAGATGCTGGAATTGGGACGGGCCCTGGCTACGGAACCCAGATTATTGTTCCTGGATGAAATTATGGCCGGTTTGAATTCAGCCGAAACCATGGAAGTCATAGAACTGCTGCGGGTCATTAAAAAGGAAGGTCAAAGCTTTATCCTGATCGAGCACAACATGTCGGCTGTTCTGGCCATAGCCCAAAGAATCATAGTTCTAAACTTCGGGATGAAGATCGCCGACGGCAGTCCTGATGAAGTGATCAAATCGGATGCAGTTATCGAAGCCTATTTGGGGCGGGAAGAGTAA
- a CDS encoding ABC transporter ATP-binding protein, producing the protein MLDIQQIEVYYGEAQTLHGVSLKIGPGEIVSVLGANGAGKSTIMNTISGLNKVKNGRIFFDGQPIEHLSFHERVSRGIIQVPEGRKLFPEMTVFENLEMGAYHREARKKFKENLTRVFEIFPVLEERKNQPAGTLSGGEQQMLAIGRGLVGIPKMLMLDEPSLGLSPLLVKHVFQVVAEINRLGITILLVEQNVKLALKISSRSYILRQGSIVMEGRSSDLLDHDEVKKAYLGEIT; encoded by the coding sequence ATGTTAGATATTCAGCAGATCGAAGTGTATTACGGAGAAGCCCAAACACTGCATGGGGTTTCCTTAAAGATTGGACCAGGTGAAATCGTCAGTGTGCTGGGGGCCAACGGGGCAGGAAAGAGCACCATCATGAATACCATCTCAGGGCTGAATAAGGTTAAAAATGGACGGATTTTTTTTGATGGTCAGCCCATAGAGCATCTGTCTTTTCACGAGCGGGTCAGTCGCGGGATCATCCAGGTACCCGAGGGGCGCAAACTCTTTCCGGAAATGACCGTCTTTGAAAATTTGGAAATGGGGGCTTATCATCGGGAAGCCCGGAAGAAATTTAAAGAGAACCTGACCAGGGTATTTGAAATTTTTCCGGTTTTAGAGGAGCGAAAAAATCAGCCGGCCGGCACCTTAAGCGGTGGGGAACAGCAGATGCTGGCTATCGGCCGGGGATTAGTAGGAATCCCCAAAATGCTGATGCTGGATGAGCCCTCGCTCGGTCTCTCTCCGCTGCTGGTTAAACACGTCTTTCAGGTGGTGGCAGAAATCAACCGGTTGGGGATAACCATTTTACTGGTGGAGCAAAACGTTAAACTCGCCTTAAAGATCTCTTCACGAAGCTATATCCTTCGGCAGGGAAGCATTGTCATGGAGGGGAGGTCCAGCGATCTGCTTGATCATGACGAGGTGAAGAAGGCTTATCTCGGTGAAATAACCTAG
- a CDS encoding long-chain-fatty-acid--CoA ligase — MMIDDILSLNASKFPNKIALVYGDRRFSFGELNERANRLSQAFSRLGIQAGDRVAMRARNCTQFVEFFFAAAKCRAIAVPINPFLKEREVEYIIRDSGTQLMIISEGDIPFMQSLPRVSLGIKHTICLERGTPEVEDYESLLLEAGPEETPVGGKETDPAMIVYTSGTTGRPKGVTLSHKNCIIDARHIVMEMLLEHHHKLLLLFPFFHTAAISQTFRTYYVGATLVMASTDSVDILKTLELERITDMIIVPTLLNALCHTPGIEQYDLRSLRLITYGASIIPVEHLKRAIEIFKCGFLQVFGTTETSPCITALRLADHQAALDQEEKRGLLSSCGRAMVGVETKVVDKEDGEVAIGEVGELCVRGENVMLGYWNKPEETASALRNGWYHTGDLARQDGEGYIYIVDRIKDIIISGGENIASREVEEVLYAHPAVLEAAVIGVPDPYWGESIKGIVVLKKGLEATEQELIDFCKAHLASFKKPKSIELVKELPKTPSGKILKTELRKRYEA, encoded by the coding sequence ATGATGATCGATGATATTCTAAGCCTGAATGCCAGTAAGTTTCCCAATAAAATTGCCCTGGTCTATGGCGACCGACGGTTTTCCTTCGGGGAGTTGAATGAAAGGGCTAATCGATTGTCTCAAGCTTTTAGTAGGCTGGGAATTCAAGCTGGGGATCGGGTGGCCATGAGGGCCCGAAATTGCACGCAATTTGTCGAGTTTTTTTTCGCAGCGGCCAAGTGCCGGGCCATCGCCGTGCCCATTAATCCTTTTCTGAAAGAGAGAGAAGTTGAATACATCATCCGAGACAGCGGCACCCAGTTGATGATTATCAGTGAAGGGGACATTCCTTTCATGCAATCACTGCCCAGGGTCAGCCTGGGGATTAAACATACGATCTGTCTGGAACGGGGTACCCCGGAAGTTGAGGATTATGAATCCTTGCTCCTGGAAGCCGGTCCTGAAGAAACTCCTGTCGGCGGGAAAGAAACCGATCCGGCCATGATTGTGTATACCAGCGGGACCACCGGCCGGCCCAAAGGGGTCACCTTGTCGCACAAAAACTGCATCATCGATGCCCGCCATATTGTGATGGAAATGCTTCTGGAACATCACCACAAGTTGCTGCTTCTTTTTCCCTTTTTTCATACGGCGGCGATATCGCAAACTTTCAGGACCTATTATGTCGGGGCCACTCTGGTGATGGCCTCCACGGATTCGGTGGATATCCTGAAGACCCTTGAACTTGAAAGAATAACGGATATGATCATTGTCCCGACCCTCTTGAATGCCCTTTGCCATACCCCCGGGATCGAACAATATGACCTTCGATCGCTCCGACTAATTACTTACGGGGCGTCTATTATACCGGTTGAGCACCTGAAACGGGCCATAGAAATATTCAAGTGCGGATTCCTCCAGGTTTTCGGAACGACAGAGACCTCTCCCTGTATTACGGCCCTGCGTTTAGCCGATCACCAGGCAGCCTTGGATCAGGAAGAGAAAAGGGGGCTGCTTTCTTCCTGCGGCCGGGCTATGGTCGGGGTGGAAACCAAGGTGGTGGATAAAGAGGATGGGGAGGTCGCCATCGGAGAAGTGGGGGAATTGTGCGTCAGGGGCGAAAATGTCATGTTGGGTTATTGGAATAAACCGGAAGAAACCGCGTCGGCCCTTAGGAATGGCTGGTATCACACTGGGGACCTCGCAAGGCAGGACGGAGAGGGCTATATTTATATCGTGGACCGGATCAAGGATATCATCATCAGCGGCGGGGAAAACATCGCTTCCCGGGAGGTGGAGGAAGTCCTCTATGCTCACCCCGCGGTTCTGGAGGCGGCGGTCATCGGCGTGCCTGATCCTTATTGGGGTGAATCCATCAAGGGAATCGTGGTCCTTAAAAAAGGTCTGGAGGCGACGGAGCAGGAATTGATCGATTTTTGTAAAGCCCATCTGGCCTCTTTTAAAAAACCCAAATCGATCGAACTGGTTAAAGAACTTCCGAAAACACCATCAGGGAAAATTCTGAAGACCGAATTGCGGAAGCGGTATGAGGCATGA
- a CDS encoding acyl-CoA dehydrogenase family protein, with amino-acid sequence MVTLTDEEMLLRESVRKFFSKELEPIAGKMEKEGQPPRELIKKMGELGFLGSFFPEQYGGSNLSLTSRAIISEETARISAGFDITLFADIILFARAVLNHGSHAQKEKYMRSVIMGEKIGALAITEPDAGTDALGIKTSATEEGDYYRLNGSKTFITNAPIADYFAILTRTSQEKSKIKGGTWFILERGMDGLETGPPLEKLGMRSSPTGQIFLNEVRVHKDQILGEKGEGFRYLMEALDVERLMEGASTMGIAEACLEAAAQYAKERIVFGRPIREFQLIQEKIAEMAVGIELGKSYLYQLCRVADQGETITRQAAILKYYSSTVTMQAAKEAVQIMGGYGYMEEYKVARYFRDAKHHEIGAGTSEIMKVIIARETLKDNRFNQ; translated from the coding sequence ATGGTTACATTAACCGATGAGGAAATGTTGTTGCGGGAAAGTGTAAGAAAATTTTTCTCCAAAGAATTGGAACCGATTGCAGGAAAGATGGAAAAGGAGGGGCAGCCTCCGAGGGAGCTTATAAAAAAAATGGGCGAATTGGGATTTCTGGGATCATTTTTCCCGGAACAGTATGGGGGAAGTAACCTTTCCTTGACCTCGAGGGCTATCATCAGTGAGGAAACGGCCAGGATCAGCGCCGGTTTCGACATCACCCTTTTCGCCGATATCATTCTGTTTGCCCGAGCCGTTTTGAATCACGGCAGTCATGCCCAAAAAGAAAAATATATGCGCTCCGTGATTATGGGGGAAAAGATCGGTGCCCTGGCCATTACCGAGCCGGATGCCGGCACCGATGCCCTGGGAATAAAAACTTCAGCCACGGAGGAAGGAGATTATTATCGCCTGAACGGCTCGAAAACCTTCATCACCAATGCCCCCATTGCCGATTATTTCGCCATTCTGACAAGGACCAGCCAGGAGAAAAGTAAAATCAAGGGAGGAACCTGGTTCATCCTTGAACGGGGGATGGATGGATTGGAAACCGGCCCCCCTTTGGAAAAATTGGGAATGAGGTCCTCCCCCACAGGACAAATTTTTCTTAATGAGGTCAGAGTCCACAAGGATCAAATCCTGGGAGAGAAGGGCGAAGGATTTAGATATTTGATGGAAGCCTTGGATGTGGAAAGGCTTATGGAAGGGGCTTCCACCATGGGCATTGCTGAGGCCTGCCTGGAAGCCGCTGCTCAGTACGCCAAAGAAAGAATCGTTTTCGGCCGTCCCATCAGAGAATTCCAACTCATCCAGGAAAAGATAGCGGAAATGGCAGTCGGAATCGAGCTGGGGAAAAGCTATCTCTATCAGCTTTGCCGCGTGGCTGATCAGGGGGAAACCATAACCCGGCAGGCGGCCATATTAAAATACTATTCCTCCACCGTAACCATGCAGGCGGCCAAAGAGGCCGTCCAGATCATGGGGGGATATGGCTATATGGAGGAATATAAAGTGGCCCGGTATTTCCGGGATGCCAAGCATCATGAAATCGGTGCCGGAACCTCGGAAATTATGAAGGTGATTATAGCCCGGGAAACTTTGAAAGATAACCGGTTTAATCAATAA
- a CDS encoding SDR family oxidoreductase, whose protein sequence is MENTGLFDLQGQISVITGGARGIGLTISETLAQAGSDIIICSREITKYGKQIEHLQSLGVSCRAVKCDVSNPEEVKNLSEFIEKEFGRVDILVNNAGATWGAPVLDYPLDKWNKVMQVNVTGTFLCCQALGRMMIRQKKGKIINLSSVEGLYGGDPRYMDAVAYNTSKGAIITLTKDLAVKWASFHINVNTIAPGFMNSDMTQTTIANHGDKILSRVPMGRLGKSEDLKGSILFLASAASDYVTGQILFVDGGWHAM, encoded by the coding sequence ATGGAAAATACAGGATTATTTGATTTGCAGGGCCAGATATCCGTCATTACCGGCGGGGCCAGAGGAATCGGGTTGACGATTTCCGAGACTCTGGCCCAGGCGGGTTCGGATATCATCATCTGTTCAAGAGAAATCACCAAATACGGGAAGCAGATTGAACACCTTCAAAGCCTTGGTGTATCCTGCCGGGCAGTGAAGTGTGATGTCAGTAATCCCGAGGAGGTAAAAAACCTTTCCGAATTTATCGAAAAAGAATTCGGCCGGGTAGATATCCTGGTAAACAATGCCGGGGCGACCTGGGGGGCACCGGTCCTGGATTATCCTCTGGATAAATGGAACAAGGTCATGCAGGTAAACGTTACGGGAACCTTTTTATGCTGCCAGGCCTTGGGCCGGATGATGATCCGTCAAAAAAAGGGAAAGATCATCAATCTTTCTTCTGTCGAAGGACTTTATGGCGGTGATCCCAGATACATGGATGCCGTTGCCTATAACACCAGCAAAGGGGCCATTATCACGCTGACCAAGGATTTGGCTGTAAAATGGGCGTCATTCCATATCAATGTCAATACCATTGCCCCCGGATTTATGAATTCGGATATGACCCAGACGACGATTGCAAATCACGGGGATAAAATACTCTCCCGAGTTCCGATGGGCCGATTGGGAAAAAGCGAAGATTTAAAAGGCAGTATTCTTTTCCTGGCTTCGGCCGCCTCGGACTATGTTACCGGACAGATCCTTTTTGTCGATGGGGGATGGCATGCTATGTGA